The following proteins are co-located in the Camelina sativa cultivar DH55 chromosome 12, Cs, whole genome shotgun sequence genome:
- the LOC104732942 gene encoding uncharacterized protein LOC104732942, whose product SGSWLGNGYETWVLYSGDRSNKVGIVDSKYIFHQGIQTLGGSDDPDKKNSACSDVTRKRGSPAFDSRTEVSNQTWELRTFQERWNQAVVEDKNWVDRSSSTRNRIGNNRRLKRSSVIPSLVQRKAKETTTLKKHLQFLLRLYIEKFLFLFGSVMRGNAIKKPRSEVRMGTTGGVMSLRTPL is encoded by the exons TCTGGTTCATGGTTGGGGAATGGATATGAAACTTGGGTACTGTACTCAG GTGACCGTAGCAACAAAGTAGGCATTGTCGATAGCAAATATATCTTTCATCAAGGCATTCAAACACTAGGTGGAAGTGATGATCCTGATAAGAAG AACTCAGCTTGCAGTGATGTGACTCGG aAACGAGGTTCTCCGGCTTTTGATTCAAGAACAGAAGTGA GCAATCAAACATGGGAGCTTCGAACTTTTCAAGAACGGTGGAACCAAGCTGTTGTAGAAGACAAGAATTGGGTCGACCGGTCTTCATCAACTCGGAATCGAATTGGCAATAACCGGAGATTAAAACGAAGTAGTGTGATTCCAAGTTTAGTGCAGAGGAAAGCTAAAGAGactacaacattaaaaaaacatttacagtTTTTACTcagattatatatagaaaagtttttgttttt GTTTGGCAGTGTGATGAGAGGCAACGCTATCAAGAAGCCAAGGAGTGAGGTTAGGATGGGAACCACTGGTGGTGTGATGAGCCTGAGGACGCCATTGTGA